Genomic segment of Lates calcarifer isolate ASB-BC8 unplaced genomic scaffold, TLL_Latcal_v3 _unitig_1832_quiver_1421, whole genome shotgun sequence:
AAAACAAGAAGAGAAGATTTGACTGCAGATACAAAATGAAGATTAATTCTGAGAAAATGTTAATGTCGATCAGATGCAAAAATATtaggaattttaaaaatgtcaggtTAAGAAAAATGCTCTTGTAAACTTTAGGAGAAAAACAGCACTTGtaaaaaagaacaagtgacTCATATCCAACTGTGAACATCGTGTTCAACCACAGAAACCAAcatgaaagacagagacagataaaagTGGACTGATATGTGACCAAACAGAGTCCACTGTTAAAACTGAAATAGATGATACAAATCTTACTGATTaactttaaataaagaaaagttacataataaaaagagaatgacagaaaaataaagggtGTACTcactgagaaagaagaagatcAGAGTGTGATGGACTTTCATGTCTGAGGCTCTGATGGTTTAACGCTGCCTCTCTTCCTTCTTCACTGACAAACCAGGAACTTCTCACTTCTCTAAATAATCTTCATCAAAATGAGGAGTCCCTCctccaaacacatcacacactctactcacctctcctccctctgcaccAATCACTTCTTCAAGCTCAGAGTCTATGACAGGTGAGTTTATGtataatttgacatttaaactgAGCTTAGGAACAACTTAAAGCAGAATTAAAGTTAGACTTTTGTTCATCACTTACACTGGAAATACATTAGGAAGGAATCTTTTAATAACCAGAATGAACAGGATGGATTATTACAGCATTACTGCAATACTGTGAACCTATCTTTAAAACAACCATAAAATTAGCAAAAGAAGTTTcattcacactgtgtgtgtgttttaaatgctgaGAGATTTACTCTGACTCTCAGACAGTATCAtttatgatgtgtgtgtgagtgtagagTAGGTTTGGTCATGATCCCTGCTGGCTGGATCGAGACTAAGGTAGATGGGGTCCTGATGTGTGGAGGCTGGAGGACAGTTCTCATAGGTGACACCCtgaagaaaataacaacaacaacaactttactGACTTTGTAAAGATGTGATGGCAAAGTCGTTGGGGAACTTTGCTCAtgtacacatccagcagacaccaAGCAACATCATCATCCCACTGGAGTCATTCACATTACATTTTGCAAACTGTGCAATCGTACTTTGACTGTTCTGACTGACAAGAAAGAGAAGTTAAAGAGAGTCACCTCCATCACTGTGCAGTCTGACTTTCCTCTCGTGTTTGAACCTGTGGAACAGATACAggatgttttactgtttatattaGCTTTATATAAAAGGTGCAGATAAGGTTGGAGGGTAACTCACCATGAGAGACCTTTATCTTTTTTCTGTagagcagcagcaaaacaacaaccaacagaACAACCACCATCACCACAGGTACACATGTGACCAAAACCAGGAAGTAACCTGgaggagagtgaagaggagagaggatgacagTTCTCCATGTTGCAGGAAACACAGTGGATCAAATTATCTATCAGAtcaaataaagaagaaaaagaataaaaccaaTGATTATTGAATTTCTGTACATCATGTATTAAACTAAACATGAAATTCTCTACATGTTACTGTCATGGTAACCATGATATTTAATGATATTTCCTGTTGTTGACTGTTGTCTGCAGAACTAAAACAACAGTTTCTTAAAATTTTACCtgataataaaattaataaaaacagtcagtaaagagaaggaaaatgtcCCTCtgtgcaggaagtgttgagtttcatTGACAGCAGCTTAAAGACAcgtttttaaaaagacaaagaaggaaGGATTGGAATTAATTTGtcaatgaaaacagtatttgttgttgaaaaGAGCTCAGAGTGGTGAGTGTGACATTACTGTTCATGTTTATGTACAGAGAAACCACATTTATTAAGAGAAATACCTTTGAATATGTAACAAACCTGAACCTGCAGATGATGTCTCAGGCTGTTTGGTGGTTTCAGGGGAGGATGATGAACTGGAGGTTAAACTCTGTGTTGTCTGTATCAGTGTCGGTGTGGAGGCTGATGGGAGTGATGTTGAAAAGGGTGGAAGAGTACAGTCCGGGATTGAAGTGGTTGGAGCtgtgaataatgaaataataaaataaatcctGATGATGAGgtgatttcctgttttctaaTCATGAACTGTCTGATTCATTAATATTCAGATAAatattgtgtctgtatgtgagtAACAGTTTGAGTTTGTTGGGTATTTTCCAGCAGAGCTGATTGTTATATTGAGTTTTGACCAGtgttcacagtgatgaaaataagcAGCACTAATGTTTTTAGACTGAACAGATCAGGTTATTTGAAACAGAAGTAGCTGTCAGGGAACAGTGAAAGTTtcttcacagctgcagagacatgAAGGAACATTTCTATGACTTTCAGTAGAAACTCACCATCTGTCACTCTGAGGTCAATCTCATAGTATCCATTTGGAAAAACAGTTCTGCCCAAACCACACCAGTACCGTCCTGAGTCAGACTTGGTCAGCTGTGTGATGGTCACATTCAGAGTTGGGGACTGGATATCTAGTAAACCTTCATATTCAATGCTGTATCTGCCGCTCTGAGCTCTGTTGTTTCCCGTTTTAATGAGAATGTCTTTGTCCTCTGTACATTCATTCTTACAGAAGATCTTCTTGCTTCCATGGAAGTTAAATCTGCATGTAACTGTGATGTTTCCTCCTTCAGTTCCTGTACGAATGAAGGTTTCTGCATTGATGAGATCAGTCTCCTGCAGCGCTGCTGAAAAGATGAACAGTCACAGTTACTATTTTCCAGTGAGACGCTGCAGTCTGATGATCATAACTCctgcttcatatttacacaGAGTCACACTGAGAGCTGCTCACTTCTaccacagtcagacagaaatcTGATTCAGTTTAGATTCTGTCAGAAAAGATTCAGACTTTAACTTTGATTAATGTTGGCAACTAAAAAGTAGTGAATAAAGATGTGCAAGTGATAAGAAGGTATCGAACTGACTCAAGAGTTTGATCAAACTAAAGTGTATCGCCCTGGAGAATTGTAAAACCTATAAAACAAGAAGAGAAGATTTGACTGCAGATACAAAATGAAGATTAATTCTGAGAAAATGTTAATGTCGATCAGATGCAAAAATATtaggaattttaaaaatgtcaggtTAAGAAAAATGCTCTTGTAAACTTTAGGAGAAAAACAGCACTTGtaaaaaagaacaagtgacTCATATCCAACTGTGAACATCGTGTTCAACCACAGAAACCAAcatgaaagacagagacagataaaagTGGACTGATATGTGACCAAACAGAGTCCACTGTTAAAACTGAAATAGATGATACAAATCTTACTGATTaactttaaataaagaaaagttacataataaaaagagaatgacagaaaaataaagggtGTACTcactgagaaagaagaagatcAGAGTGTGATGGACTTTCATGTCTGAGGCTCTGATGGTTTAACGCTGCCTCTCTTCCTTCTTCACTGACAAACCAGGAACTTCTCACTTCTTTAAATAATCCTCATTAAAATGAGGAGTCCCTCctccaaacacatcacacactctactcacctctcctccctctgcaccAATCACTTCTTCAAGCTCAGAGTCTATGACAGGTGAGTTTATGtataatttgacatttaaactgAGCTTAGGAACAACTTAAAGCAGAATTAAAGTTAGACTTTTGTTCATCACTTACACTGGAAATACATTAGGAAGGAATCTTTTAATAACCAGAATGAACAGGATGGATTATTACAGCATTACTGCAATACTGTGAACCTATCTTTAAAACAACCATAAAATTAGCAAAAGAAGTTTcattcacactgtgtgtgtgttttaaatgctgaGAGATTTACTCTGACTCTCAGACAGTATCAtttatgatgtgtgtgtgagtgtagagTAGGTTTGGTCATGATCCCTGCTGGCTGGATCGAGACTAAGGTAGATGGAGTCCTGATGTGTGGAGGCTGGAGGACAGTTCTCATAGGTGACACCCtgaagaaaataacaacaacaacaactttactgatttgacaggaaatgataaaacagcagaaatatatTTGTAGTGGTGATGTGTGAAAGCAGGAGCTGTGGACATGCACCAGGTTTGAGTGACAGAGCAGAAAGAGACGAGTTGTGTATTTAAAGTGTACTTACCCAGCATGCATACAGAGAAGTGTGGTTGTGGTTTGACACATTTCTACATAAATTTAGATGAGGCATTCTAATGTGGAAACTATTCAAGTTGTGAACTACATCAGTTCTTCAAACAATTTTAAGCAGTGATCAGTTTTTTAGGGCAATGAAACGAGCTCTAATCTCAACACTGACGCACCATGACTTTGTAAAGATGTGATGGCAAAGTCGTTGGGGAACTTTGCTCAtgtacacatccagcagacaccaAGCAACATCATCATCCCACTGGAGTCATTCACATTACATTTTGCAAACTGTGCAAACGTACTTTGACTGTTCTGACTGACAAGAAAGAGAAGTTAAAGAGAGTCACCTCCATCACTGTGCAGTCTGACTTTCCTCTCGTGTTTGAACCTGTGGAACAGATACAggatgttttactgtttatattaGCTTTATATAAAAGGTGCAGATAAGGTTGGAGGGTAACTCACCATGAGAGACCTTTATCTTTTTTCTGTagagcagcagcaaaacaacaaccaacagaACAACCACCATCACCACAGGTACACATGTGACCAAAACCAGGAAGTAACCTGgaggagagtgaagaggagagaggatgacagTTCTCCATGTTGCAGGAAACACAGTGGATCAAATTATCTATCAGAtcaaataaagaagaaaaagaataaaaccaaTGATTATTGAATTTCTGTACATCATGTATTAAACTAAACATGAAATTCTCTACATGTTACTGTCATGGTAACCATGATATTTAATGATATTTCCTGTTGTTGACTGTTGTCTGCAGAACTAAAACAACAGTTTCTTAAAATTTTACCtgataataaaattaataaaaacagtcagtaaagagaaggaaaatgtcCCTCtgtgcaggaagtgttgagtttcatTGACAGCAGCTTAAAGACAcgtttttaaaaagacaaagaaggaaGGATTGGAATTAATTTGtcaatgaaaacagtatttgttgttgaaaaGAGCTCAGAGTGGTGAGTGTGACATTACTGTTCATGTTTATGTACAGAGAAACCACATTTATTAAGAGAAATACCTTTGAATATGTAACAAACCTGAACCTGCAGATGATGTCTCAGGCTGTTTGGTGGTTTCAGGGGAGGATGATGAACTGGAGGTTAAACTCTGTGTTGTCTGTATCAGTGTCGGTGTGGAGGCTGATGGGAGTGATGTTGAAAAGGGTGGAAGAGTACAGTCCGGGATTGAAGTGGTTGGAGCtgtgaataatgaaataataaaataaatcctGATGATGAGgtgatttcctgttttctaaTCATGAACTGTCTGATTCATTAATATTCAGATAAatattgtgtctgtatgtgagtAACAGTTTGAGTTTGTTGGGTATTTTCCAGCAGAGCTGATTGTTATATTGAGTTTTGACCAGtgttcacagtgatgaaaataagcAGCACTAATGTTTTTAGACTGAACAGATCAGGTTATTTGAAACAGAAGTAGCTGTCAGGGAACAGTGAAAGTTtcttcacagctgcagagacatgAAGGAACATTTCTATGACTTTCAGTAGAAACTCACCATCTGTCACTCTGAGGTCAATCTCATCGTATCCATCTGAAAAACCAGTTCTTTCCAAACTACATCTGTACCGTCCTGAGTCAGACTTGGTCAGCTGTGtgatggtcacatacagaagtgTAGAAGATACTGGATAAAATCCTTCTTTATATTCAATGCTGTATCTGCCGCTCTGAGCTCTGTTCTCTTCTGTTTCAATGAGAATGTCTTTGTCTTCTGTACATTCATTCTTACAGAAGATCTTCTTGCTTCCAGAGAAGTTAAATGTGCATGTGACTGTCATGTTTCCTCCTTCAGGTTCAGTACGAATGAAGGTTTCTGCATTGATGAGATCAGTCTCCTGCAGCACTGCTGAAAAGATGAACAGTCACAGTTACTATTTTCCAGTGAGACGCTGCAGTCTGATGATCATAACTCctgcttcatatttacacaGAGTCACACTGAGAGCTGCTCACTTCTaccacagtcagacagaaatcTGATTCAGTTTAGATTCTGTCAGAAAAGATTCAGACTTTAACTTTGACTAATGTTGATAACGAGAGAAAACAAACGTCACATCTGTGCAGATGTCTTTTTAAGATTCTGCACATCCCACTCGTCAAAACTACTGTGTCACTGAATCAGTAGATAAGAGTTATCATAGACAGTGTGTGGTCTGTCTGTATTCAGCCTCTCTGACTGATAACACTCACCATCAaccacacatttgttttgttcacaGAATAAGCCATCAAAATTtgaataatcaaataaaaatctctagaattaaaaaaaaaaaatcctttccataaacaaaacacaaaataaaaatgatttctggaaaaatgtgaagtgaaacagacaccaaaaaaaatatcatttgtataTTGACAGATTAACCATAAAGTTTGTATAAATCCTGTTTCAGATCAGTTATATTCTGTTATTATCTCTCCAAAAGGagatgacatttattttgtctcCTCCTTCTGGTAGCTCGTTTTACACTTGGGCACCAACACTAGTTTTCATTTCAAGCAGGAAAGCTGttcatcagtttatttcaaGAGTTTTCTATTGTAGAACAAGTATATCCTAAGTTTATCCTTTACATTTATTAAttagtattatcattattatgattattattttgtgcTCTCCTGGCAATATGGTGGACGCATGTTATTCTCAAGTCTGTATGAAATAACATTATCTCTCTAGATCAGTCACTGTCATGAGCTCACCCACACTATAGGAAGTAACAGACTGTGTCACAACTTCAGTCTTTTCATACTCCACCCCAGCAGTTAGAGCAGTTTACACTGACCATTGAGTAGATGTCGAATGCACCTATTATTACTACAACCATAATAAACTGCTGCACAGACGACCTGTGGAGTCGCTTTGTACAAGAGGTCAGTCTCATGTTAATGGAGCAAGACTGAGACCAAACAGAGTCCACTGTTAAAACTGAAATAGATGATACAAATCTTACTGATTAACTTTAAATAAAGTTACATAATAAaaagagaatgacagaaaaataaagggtGTACTCACTGAGAAAGAAGCAGATCAGAGTGTGATGGACTTTCATGTCTGAGGCTCTGATGGTTTAACGCTGCCTCTCTTCCTTCTTCACTGACAAACCAGGAACTTCTCACTTCTTTAAATAATCCTCATTAAAATGAGGAGTCCCTCctccaaacacatcacacactctactcacctctcctccctctgtacTTGAAGAAATGATTACTGCTGAGTCTATGAGATGTGAGTTTATTTATGATCTGACATTTAAACTGAGCCTAGGGACTTAAAGCAGAATTAAAGTTAGacttttttaaataactgacccaaaacaacagcatgaaaacaataaaagtggTTTACTGATGGCTCAGCTGTGAATTACATAGTATAGAAGTACAGTCAGGACcataagtatttggacagtttaacatttttatgcctctgtgtcagtgaccgatatctcagtaacaccttgagggaaattcttcaaatttggtgcaaacattcacttggactcaaaaatgaaatgattagaTTTTGGAGGTCAAAGGACAATGGATAATTACAGCACATAACAACTGTTTCAATGTTCATATTGGCATTTATCAGCTTGAAACATTGTGAACTTATCCtttaacagacagaaaattagcAAAAGAAGTTTcattcacactgtgtgtgtgttttaaatgctgaGAGATTTACTCTGACTCTCAGACAGTATCAtttatgatgtgtgtgtgagagtgtagAGTAGGTTTGGTCATGATCCCTGCTAGCTGGATCCAGGCTCTGGTAGATGGAGTCCTGATGTGTGGAGGCTGGAGGACAGTTCTCATAGGTGACATCCtgaagaaaataacaacaacaacaactttactGACTTTGTAAAGATGTGATGGCAAAGTCGTTGGGGAACTTTGCTCAtgtacacatccagcagacaccaAGCAACATCATCATCCCACTGGAGTCATTCACGTTACATTTTGCAAACTGTGCAAACGTACTTTGACTGTTCTGACTGACAAGAAAGAGAAGTTAAAGAGAGTCACCTCCATCACTGTGCAGTCTGACTTTCCTCTCGTGTTTGAACCTGTGGAACAGATACAggatgttttactgtttatattaGCTTTATATAAAAGGTGCAGATAAGGTTGGAGGGTAACTCACCATGAGAGACCTTTATCTTTTTTCTGTagagcagcagcaaaacaacaaccaacagaACAACCACCATCACCACAGGTACACATGTGACCAAAACCAGGAAataacctggaggagagagaagaggagagaggatgaagaaaacacagtggcttcagaaaatattcagacccttcaAGTTTGTGTGTAGACGTTACTGTCATGATAACAAtgatatttaatgtgaaatctAATCTTTTTATCtgcaaagctgaaactacaGTTTTTGGAGCTGGTTGCtgtgaacaacaaaaacagtaaatatgtaATAAACCTGAACCTGCAGATGATGTCTCAGGCTGTTTGGTGGTTTCAGGGGAGGATGATGAACTGGAGGTTAAACTCTGTGTTGTCTGTATCAGTGTCGGTGTGGAGGCTGATGGGAGTGATGTTGAAAAGGGTGGAAGAGTACAGTCCGGGATTGAAGTGGTTGGAGctgtgaataataaaataaaataaaacctgatgATGAGgtgatttcctgttttctaaTCATGAACTGTCTGATTCATTAATATTCAGATAAatattgtgtctgtatgtgagtAACAGTTTGAGTTTGTTGGGTATTTTCCAGCAGAGCTGATTGTTATATTGAGTTTTGACCAGtgttcacagtgatgaaaataagcAGCACTAATGTTTTTAGACTGAACAGATCAGGTTATTTGAAACAGAAGTAGCTGTCAGGGAACAGTGAAAGTTtcttcacagctgcagagacatgAAGGAACATTTCTATGACTTTCAGTAGAAACTCACCATCTGTCACTCTGAGGTAAATCTCATCGTATCCACTTGGAAAATCACCTCTTTCCAAACCACACCAGTACCATCCTGAGTCAGACTTGGTCAGCTGTGTGATGGTCACAAACAGAAGTGTAGAAGATACTGGATAAAATCCTTCTTTATATTCAATGCTGTATCTGCCGCTCTGAGCTCTGTTCTCTTCTGTTTCAATGAGAATGTCTTTGTCTTCTGTACATTCATTCTTACAGAAGATCTTCTTCCTTCCAGAGAAGATAAATGAGCATGTGACTGTGATGTTTCCTCCTTCAGTTCCTGTGTAAATGAAGGTGTGTGCATTGATGAGATCAGTCTCCTGCAGCGCTGCTGGAAAGATGAACAGTCACAGTTACTTAAGAACTGTACAAGATTcaagaattctttattgtcattatgcatACATGTAACAAAATTTCACTTGGTAGCTTTCCGcttaaaaaagacacaatactttaaaatacaaaaacagaaaaaaacaactataaacacactgtaaatatgtgcaatcaaataaataataatatgtgcAACGGcctacttaagtaaatgtaaagttttagctttatatttctactccaccacattttctgctttttactGCTCTACATTTTTTCACAGCTGTAGTTATTAGTTACTTGTGAGATGAGTTTTATGTAGTTTAACATATAATAAGATTCTAAAATACAGTGCATTATTAAAGACTGAAACATAAGTTGCGACATGTTTAGTTTGTCCTCCGTCTGCCCCAGCCTCCTCCTTATATGGACTTTATCTCCATCTGCTAATCCCATCCTGTATCTGTTACAGTCTGTGCTCCCATTATAATTACTGCAGCCACTAGGTGTCGCCGTAACAATGAAACATACCTACGGGTTGTACGACTTATGGCTCAGTTTTTGCGGGACAGTCTCCAAAAAAGGACAATCCACTGTCACAATAATCCCACTTTTAGTTTTTGAGAGTGTAAAACTGGCCAGAGCAAATcatcagacacaaagacattttataaTAAATGTTACTGCCTCAAACAGGCAAGAGAAAACACTTCTGTAACTAACGTCTGTGTTTTTGAAGACATAAAGACCTACAGATACTCAGATACTAAAAAAGCCACTTAAAGCTCATTGATCCAAACTGGAATTACAAAATCACTTTTTAGTTGagcatttgtatttgtattaaaCTCAGAGAGTAGACCTTGAGTTAAGTGTTTATTTGTTCAACTGTCTGGTCATAAATGAAGGTTCTCATGGGTTGTGTAACATATCCACAGCCCCCATTGATTCACTGATGCAGCACTGTTCCTCTTGAATAAAATTTTGCTCAACTCAACTGATGAGATGTGACTAAACAGACACCGCCATTAAAACTAGTAAAAATGACATTGTTGAGATGATTAAAAGCTCATTGAAAATGACAGGAATATAAAGTGAATATACTCACTGAGAAAGAAGATGCAGGTCAGAGTGAGATGGACTTTCATGCCTGAGGTTCTCATGGTTTAACGTTGCCTCTTGTCTTTCCTGTCTGACAAACCAGGAACGCTTCACTTCTCTAAAGTAGAGAGGAGGGGAGTAGATCTCCTCTTTCGTGGAAATGGTCCAACACTCATCCATGTTGGCGGCTCTGTGAGGCCGTACAGATACAACggtgtttttctttaacatcaACGTGTTAATATGTGCAGGTATTtttactgtgttcaccagcttaGTTTAGTATGTTTGCCTCtaaactaaacacaaaatacaactgAAGCTGATGA
This window contains:
- the LOC127139605 gene encoding CMRF35-like molecule 5, yielding MRTSGMKVHLTLTCIFFLTALQETDLINAHTFIYTGTEGGNITVTCSFIFSGRKKIFCKNECTEDKDILIETEENRAQSGRYSIEYKEGFYPVSSTLLFVTITQLTKSDSGWYWCGLERGDFPSGYDEIYLRVTDAPTTSIPDCTLPPFSTSLPSASTPTLIQTTQSLTSSSSSSPETTKQPETSSAGYFLVLVTCVPVVMVVVLLVVVLLLLYRKKIKVSHGSNTRGKSDCTVMEDVTYENCPPASTHQDSIYQSLDPASRDHDQTYSTLSHTHHK
- the LOC108890929 gene encoding uncharacterized protein LOC108890929 isoform X3; amino-acid sequence: MKVHHTLICFFLMLQETDLINAETFIRTEPEGGNMTVTCTFNFSGSKKIFCKNECTEDKDILIETEENRAQSGRYSIEYKEGFYPVSSTLLYVTITQLTKSDSGRYRCSLERTGFSDGYDEIDLRVTDAPTTSIPDCTLPPFSTSLPSASTPTLIQTTQSLTSSSSSSPETTKQPETSSAGSGYFLVLVTCVPVVMVVVLLVVVLLLLYRKKIKVSHGSNTRGKSDCTVMEGVTYENCPPASTHQDPIYLSLDPASRDHDQTYSTLTHTS
- the LOC108890929 gene encoding uncharacterized protein LOC108890929 isoform X1, whose amino-acid sequence is MKVHHTLICFFLTVLQETDLINAETFIRTEPEGGNMTVTCTFNFSGSKKIFCKNECTEDKDILIETEENRAQSGRYSIEYKEGFYPVSSTLLYVTITQLTKSDSGRYRCSLERTGFSDGYDEIDLRVTDAPTTSIPDCTLPPFSTSLPSASTPTLIQTTQSLTSSSSSSPETTKQPETSSAGSGYFLVLVTCVPVVMVVVLLVVVLLLLYRKKIKVSHGSNTRGKSDCTVMEGVTYENCPPASTHQDPIYLSLDPASRDHDQTYSTLTHTS